Proteins co-encoded in one Arachis stenosperma cultivar V10309 chromosome 7, arast.V10309.gnm1.PFL2, whole genome shotgun sequence genomic window:
- the LOC130939141 gene encoding uncharacterized protein LOC130939141, producing MQRETARKSRLRKKAYVQQLESSNGGTDEDPHYKFFLDHVKARGTCYVSEIPEQNICIEYPDVALTVASEAQNNVGDCSEKGRLSLRRFSRFRLAAVVLLGALVGGSEF from the exons ATGCAAAG AGAGACCGCAAGAAAAAGCCGTCTAAGGAAAAAG GCTTATGTGCAGCAATTAGAGTCAAGTAATGGCGGTACTGATGAGGATCCccattacaaattttttttggatcATGTGAAGGCTCGTGGAACATGCTATGTATCTGAGATTCCTGAGCAAAATATTTGTATAGAATACCCTGATGTGGCTCTTACGGTGGCGTCTGAGGCACAAAATAATGTTGGTGACTGTAGTGAGAAGGGCAG GTTGAGCCTACGGCGGTTCAGCAGGTTCCGTTTGGCTGCGGTGGTTTTGCTGGGAGCGCTGGTGGGAGGCTCTGAATTCTGA